In one Dunckerocampus dactyliophorus isolate RoL2022-P2 chromosome 9, RoL_Ddac_1.1, whole genome shotgun sequence genomic region, the following are encoded:
- the si:ch211-218d20.15 gene encoding uncharacterized protein si:ch211-218d20.15, whose protein sequence is MAGCVSEPLCQPCVYKEEAFKVELQVKRPLMPLHLSPEQVALEMLCLCGQLDLLIRAQMQEFKEQLGLGCSPEESDTFQNQGSDILDQMLQCLEHLPKPMPQLEDYLDMVGLSAMFPRVEVFLIQGSPVDMLERPPMDDYFSHIAKLNQLLVLSQQLEEDIRHLGSHKYIAHQLSVLYQVVSSFRGVQVFTETKKDIEANFKHMKQSLVVEEGTRHEPQLAAHYINWILEVTHNLTSAVLSLPDELTDDIHQAVTFMSQFAS, encoded by the exons ATGGCAGGGTGTGTTTCAGAGCCCCTTTGTCAGCCGTGTGTGTACAAGGAGGAGGCGTTTAAAG TGGAGCTACAGGTGAAGAGACCCCTGATGCCGCTCCACCTGAGTCCAGAACAGGTGGCTCTGGAGATGTTGTGTCTCTGTGGACAGCTGGACCTTCTCATTAGGGCGCAGATGCAGGAG TTTAAGGAGCAATTAGGGCTAGGCTGTAGCCCCGAGGAGTCAGACACTTTCCAGAACCAAG GATCTGACATTCTGGACCAGATGCTGCAGTGCCTTGAACATCTACCAAAGCCTATGCCACAGCTGGAG GACTACTTGGACATGGTGGGTTTGTCAGCCATGTTTCCACGTGTAGAGGTGTTTCTCATTCAAggcagccctgtagacatgctGGAGAGGCCGCCAATGGACG ACTATTTCTCCCACATTGCCAAACTGAATCAGCTCCTGGTGCTGAGTCAGCAGCTCGAGGAGGACATCCGCCACCTGGGAAGTCATAAGTACATCGCTCACCAGCTCTCTGTTCTATAC CAAGTAGTCAGCTCATTCCGAGGAGTCCAAGTCTTCACGGAGACAAAGAAGGACATTGAGGCCAACTTCAAGCACATGAAGCAGTCTCTGGTGGTGGAGGAAGGCACCAGGCATGAGCCTCAGCTGGCTGCTCATTACATCAACTG GATACTAGAAGTCACTCACAACCTGACGTCGGCCGTGTTGTCACTACCGGATGAGCTGACAGACGACATTCACCAGGCCGTGACCTTCATGTCCCAGTTTGCGTCTTGA
- the si:ch211-269e2.1 gene encoding cohesin subunit SA-2 isoform X1: MISDPTSTAASGPSEQQSKSSQNEDEANPSAVVNNSEEESGNENRQKRGRRRKRPRKESENATKSKIAKGRRRCSSVRKDRVCQRKRPHVEAATLFDVITMGRSAMGAVIDGWMEAYVADRDASLLDLITFFIQCCGCKGVATAEMCHTKSDSDTMDKMVEELVEDMDEVAGLQYKKFLAFPWILTITWPMDADSMEYPLIQPGPYSRWFHSELSDFVSVLVSQCQHSILFDSYLMSTLVSLLSELSDSRIRAFRHTCTLAAVKLLSSLIEVALSLSVGVRNSQKRQQVQRPSRQRNQVQQKVTQLQEKRVELENMMDVIFKAVFLKRHRDVLPEIRSICMEELGLWMRLYSSVFLNDTYLKYMDWMSYDKMPDVRLKCVLGLQSLYGDPVLLPQLDFFTSRFKDRMISMTLDKDNEVALQTLKLLLLISKTSKDVLNPDDYEQLLKLVFSSQRPLAATAGELLFFMLLPAANNLEGINQEDAHRQQTLVRLKALLQFYQNSKLHNHVVYLVDSLWDCGGTLLKDWSTLTSILLQDPHSPSLGPGLTQAEEVVLVEILVASVRQASEGPVLAGRSGAKKVMSVREKKVQVEDCTRLTQHFLMVLPELLSKFSGRWDIIASLMRIPRYFLPETPLADMTQTVSRLLAEMVANLEVHSGAAVLEEASRTFLSLCGEETMWCSMARPARDSMVQCWVDHLKELLTESLTGTSFSADGEKTGDILATLKKLSAFHNCHDLSRWNLYDLLSPLLAVEGFQERASPELFPQVLNEVFKCLSYCVLWSLSTSSETLTSRDKAVAQRLQLRVLCETSHRCLSHSDHSVRHQAFLGVCDILTAHSYQQNVWDPTSWGPLSYTPTPKLQTALLSFVCKNVFVGRDCDDESKACQRSEEDRMEDLHTRRSTLAAYCKLIIHRVLEISMAADIFAHYVKYYNDFGDIIKETMYRSRQMDKIESARTLVLSLQQLFVRLHRMQDGGGTPRLHQGVQTFTSIKELARRFALSFGDHVKFRECVVLIHRTGIQFVFQDFVQTPESSTPAYLSYLSILAEFSSKLLKPDKRTVLSYLQKHTSEHLVDLREDCWQPLLYYQASLLAVAEVEEAASRGSSDRKQTGRSALSKNKQGSQAVGPLSPSEAHVVKVHRFGRPSHKTTHMLEDLMRPPPTQEAVLGTCVQATDHHVDDDNEDAVDVEL; the protein is encoded by the exons ATGATATCTGACCCCACGTCTACAGCTGCATCCGGACCCTCCGAGCAGCagag TAAGAGCTCACAAAATGAGGATGAGGCCAACCCTTCTGCAGTTGTCAACAACTCCGAGGAAGAGTCCGGCAATGAGAACAGACAGAAGAGGGgg AGGCGTAGGAAAAGACCTCGCAAGGAATCGGAGAATGCCACAAAGAGCAAAATTGCCAAAGGCCGCCGCAGATGTAGCAGCGTTAGAAAAGACAGGGTCTGCCAGCGTAAACGTCCTCACGTGGAGGCCGCCACTTTGTTTGACGTCATCACCATGGGCAGGAGTGCCATGGGG GCGGTGATTGACGGCTGGATGGAGGCCTATGTGGCAGACAGAGATGCATCCCTCCTCGACCTTATCACATTCTTCATCCAGTGCTGCGGGTGCAAAG GCGTGGCCACAGCTGAAATGTGTCATACCAAAAGCGACAGTGACACCATGGACAAGATGGTGGAGGAGCTGGTTGAAGACATGGATGAG GTTGCTGGTTTGCAATACAAGAAGTTTCTGGCTTTTCCGTGGATCCTCACCATCACCTGGCCCATGGATGCA GACAGCATGGAGTATCCTCTGATCCAGCCTGGACCCTACAGCCGGTGGTTTCACTCGGAGTTGAGCGACTTTGTGTCGGTGCTGGTCTCTCAGTGTCAACACAGCATCCTCTTTGACAGCTACTTGATGAGCACGCTCGTCTCGCTGCTTTCCGAGCTCTCCGACTCCCGTATACGAGCTTTCAGACACACCTGCACGCTAGCAG CGGTCAAACTGCTGAGCTCCCTGATTGAAGTGGCTCTGAGTCTGAGCGTGGGTGTCAGAAACAGTCAGAAGCGGCAGCAGGTGCAGAGGCCCAGCAGACAGAGGAACCAGGTGCAGCAGAAAGTGACCCAG CTGCAGGAGAAGAGAGTGGAGCTAGAGAACATGATGGATGTCATCTTCAAGGCCGTTTTTCTCAAGAGACATCG TGATGTGCTTCCAGAAATTCGTTCTATCTGCATGGAGGAGTTGGGCTTGTGGATGAGgctttacagctctgtcttccTCAATGACACTTACCTCAAATACATGGACTGGATGTCGTACGACAAG ATGCCAGATGTGCGTCTCAAGTGTGTCTTAGGCTTGCAGAGCTTGTATGGAGATCCTGTGCTTTTGCCTCAACTGGACTTTTTCACCAGCCGCTTCAAG GACCGCATGATCTCCATGACTCTGGATAAAGACAACGAAGTGGCTTTGCAGACCCTGAAACTGCTGCTACTCATCTCCAA AACATCGAAAGATGTGCTCAATCCAGACGACTACGAGCAACTCCTCAAGCTCGTTTTTTCATCTCAGCGCCCCCTTGCAGCCACTGCGGGGGAGCTGCTCTTCTTTAT GCTTCTCCCTGCAGCTAATAATCTGGAGGGAATTAATCAGGAGGACGCTCATAGACAACAAACACTTGTAAGACTCAAGGCTTTGCTGCAGTTCTACCAGAACTCTAAG CTACACAACCATGTGGTCTACCTCGTGGACAGCCTGTGGGACTGTGGTGGAACCCTGCTGAAGGACTGGTCTACACTCACCTCTATACTGCTGCAAGACCCTCACAGTCCCTCGCTGGGTCCAG gACTCACTCAGGCAGAAGAAGTGGTGCTCGTGGAGATTCTGGTAGCATCTGTGCGTCAGGCGTCAGAAGGACCAGTGCTGGCTGGGAGGAGCGGTGCAAAGaag GTAATGAGTGTCAGAGAGAAGAAAGTTCAGGTTGAAGACTGCACAAGGCTCACACAGCATTTCCTCATGGTGCTTCCAGAGTTACTGTCCAAG TTTTCAGGTCGCTGGGACATTATTGCTTCCTTGATGAGGATTCCTCGGTACTTTCTGCCAGAGACCCCCCTCGCAGACATGACACAG ACGGTCTCCAGATTGTTAGCAGAGATGGTAGCCAATCTAGAGGTTCATTCGGGTGCTGCTGTCTTGGAGGAGGCGTCCCGTACATTCCTCAGTCTGTGTGGAGAGGAGACCATGTGGTGCTCCATGGCCCGACCTGCTAGAGACTCCATGGTCCAATGTTGGGTGGACCACCTCAAAGAGCTGCTGACTGAATCCCTAACG GGCACCTCTTTCTCTGCTGACGGGGAGAAAACTGGAGACATTTTAGCCACTCTGAAGAAACTCAGTGCTTTCCATAA CTGCCACGATCTGTCTCGATGGAATCTGTATGACCTGCTGTCACCCCTCCTGGCAGTGGAGGGCTTCCAAGAGCGGGCGTCACCTGAG CTTTTCCCACAGGTGCTAAACGAAGTGTTTAAGTGTCTGAGCTACTGTGTTCTCTGGTCTCTGAGCACCAGCAGTGAAACTCTGACCTCCAGG GACAAGGCTGTGGCCCAGAGACTCCAGTTGCGTGTCCTCTGTGAGACAAGTCATCGTTGTCTCTCCCACTCAGACCACAGCGTGAGGCATCAG GCTTTCCTGGGTGTCTGCGACATCCTCACAGCCCACTCCtaccagcaaaatgtgtgggATCCCACCTCCTGGGGGCCCCTGTCCTACACTCCCACCCCCAAGCTACAGACGGCGCTGTTGAGCTTTGTGTGCAAAAACGTCTTTGTGGGAAGAGACTGTGACGACGAAAGCAAAG CCTGCCAGCGCTCTGAGGAGGACAGGATGGAGGACCTTCACACCAGAAGAAGCACGCTGGCCGCCTACTGCAAGCTCATCATACACAGAGTGCTGGAGATCAGCATGGCTGCAGACATATTTGCACACTATGTGAAG TACTACAATGACTTTGGGGACATCATCAAGGAGACAATGTACAGGAGCCGACAGATGGACAAGATAGAGAGCGCTCGTACTTTAGTGCTTTCTTTGCAGCAG CTGTTCGTGCGTCTTCACCGGATGCAGGACGGTGGAGGGACGCCACGGCTTCATCAGGGAGTCCAGACCTTCACCAGCATCAAGGAGCTAGCTAGACGTTTCGCCCTCAGCTTCGGGGACCATGTTAAGTTCCGGGAGTGTGTGGTCCTCATTCACAG GACCGGCATCCAATTCGTGTTCCAGGACTTCGTCCAGACCCCAGAAAGTTCCACACCAGCATACCTGTCCTACTTGAGCATTCTGGCCGAGTTCTCCAGCAAGCTGCTCAAACCAGACAAGAGGACAGT GTTGTCCTACTTGCAGAAGCACACCTCAGAGCACTTGGTGGACCTCAGGGAAGACTGCTGGCAGCCACTCCTCTACTATCAAGCGTCCCTATTGGCTGTTGCTGAAGTGGAGGAGGCTGCGTCCCGCGGCAGCTCGGACCGGAAGCAGACGGGCCGCTCAGCCTTGTCCAAGAACAAACAGG GAAGTCAAGCTGTGGGACCACTGAGCCCCTCTGAAGCCCACGTTGTAAAGGTCCACAGGTTTGGTCGTCCCAG CCACAAGACCACCCACATGCTGGAAGACCTCATGAGACCACCCCCGACTCAAGAAGCCGTCCTCGGCACCTGCGTCCAGGCCACTGATCATCATGTTGATGATGACAATGAGGATGCTGTGGATGTTGAACTCTGA
- the si:ch211-269e2.1 gene encoding cohesin subunit SA-2 isoform X2, whose product MISDPTSTAASGPSEQQSKSSQNEDEANPSAVVNNSEEESGNENRQKRGRRRKRPRKESENATKSKIAKGRRRCSSVRKDRVCQRKRPHVEAATLFDVITMGRSAMGAVIDGWMEAYVADRDASLLDLITFFIQCCGCKGVATAEMCHTKSDSDTMDKMVEELVEDMDEVAGLQYKKFLAFPWILTITWPMDADSMEYPLIQPGPYSRWFHSELSDFVSVLVSQCQHSILFDSYLMSTLVSLLSELSDSRIRAFRHTCTLAAVKLLSSLIEVALSLSVGVRNSQKRQQVQRPSRQRNQVQQKVTQLQEKRVELENMMDVIFKAVFLKRHRDVLPEIRSICMEELGLWMRLYSSVFLNDTYLKYMDWMSYDKMPDVRLKCVLGLQSLYGDPVLLPQLDFFTSRFKDRMISMTLDKDNEVALQTLKLLLLISKTSKDVLNPDDYEQLLKLVFSSQRPLAATAGELLFFMLLPAANNLEGINQEDAHRQQTLVRLKALLQFYQNSKLHNHVVYLVDSLWDCGGTLLKDWSTLTSILLQDPHSPSLGPGLTQAEEVVLVEILVASVRQASEGPVLAGRSGAKKVMSVREKKVQVEDCTRLTQHFLMVLPELLSKFSGRWDIIASLMRIPRYFLPETPLADMTQTVSRLLAEMVANLEVHSGAAVLEEASRTFLSLCGEETMWCSMARPARDSMVQCWVDHLKELLTESLTGTSFSADGEKTGDILATLKKLSAFHNCHDLSRWNLYDLLSPLLAVEGFQERASPEVLNEVFKCLSYCVLWSLSTSSETLTSRDKAVAQRLQLRVLCETSHRCLSHSDHSVRHQAFLGVCDILTAHSYQQNVWDPTSWGPLSYTPTPKLQTALLSFVCKNVFVGRDCDDESKACQRSEEDRMEDLHTRRSTLAAYCKLIIHRVLEISMAADIFAHYVKYYNDFGDIIKETMYRSRQMDKIESARTLVLSLQQLFVRLHRMQDGGGTPRLHQGVQTFTSIKELARRFALSFGDHVKFRECVVLIHRTGIQFVFQDFVQTPESSTPAYLSYLSILAEFSSKLLKPDKRTVLSYLQKHTSEHLVDLREDCWQPLLYYQASLLAVAEVEEAASRGSSDRKQTGRSALSKNKQGSQAVGPLSPSEAHVVKVHRFGRPSHKTTHMLEDLMRPPPTQEAVLGTCVQATDHHVDDDNEDAVDVEL is encoded by the exons ATGATATCTGACCCCACGTCTACAGCTGCATCCGGACCCTCCGAGCAGCagag TAAGAGCTCACAAAATGAGGATGAGGCCAACCCTTCTGCAGTTGTCAACAACTCCGAGGAAGAGTCCGGCAATGAGAACAGACAGAAGAGGGgg AGGCGTAGGAAAAGACCTCGCAAGGAATCGGAGAATGCCACAAAGAGCAAAATTGCCAAAGGCCGCCGCAGATGTAGCAGCGTTAGAAAAGACAGGGTCTGCCAGCGTAAACGTCCTCACGTGGAGGCCGCCACTTTGTTTGACGTCATCACCATGGGCAGGAGTGCCATGGGG GCGGTGATTGACGGCTGGATGGAGGCCTATGTGGCAGACAGAGATGCATCCCTCCTCGACCTTATCACATTCTTCATCCAGTGCTGCGGGTGCAAAG GCGTGGCCACAGCTGAAATGTGTCATACCAAAAGCGACAGTGACACCATGGACAAGATGGTGGAGGAGCTGGTTGAAGACATGGATGAG GTTGCTGGTTTGCAATACAAGAAGTTTCTGGCTTTTCCGTGGATCCTCACCATCACCTGGCCCATGGATGCA GACAGCATGGAGTATCCTCTGATCCAGCCTGGACCCTACAGCCGGTGGTTTCACTCGGAGTTGAGCGACTTTGTGTCGGTGCTGGTCTCTCAGTGTCAACACAGCATCCTCTTTGACAGCTACTTGATGAGCACGCTCGTCTCGCTGCTTTCCGAGCTCTCCGACTCCCGTATACGAGCTTTCAGACACACCTGCACGCTAGCAG CGGTCAAACTGCTGAGCTCCCTGATTGAAGTGGCTCTGAGTCTGAGCGTGGGTGTCAGAAACAGTCAGAAGCGGCAGCAGGTGCAGAGGCCCAGCAGACAGAGGAACCAGGTGCAGCAGAAAGTGACCCAG CTGCAGGAGAAGAGAGTGGAGCTAGAGAACATGATGGATGTCATCTTCAAGGCCGTTTTTCTCAAGAGACATCG TGATGTGCTTCCAGAAATTCGTTCTATCTGCATGGAGGAGTTGGGCTTGTGGATGAGgctttacagctctgtcttccTCAATGACACTTACCTCAAATACATGGACTGGATGTCGTACGACAAG ATGCCAGATGTGCGTCTCAAGTGTGTCTTAGGCTTGCAGAGCTTGTATGGAGATCCTGTGCTTTTGCCTCAACTGGACTTTTTCACCAGCCGCTTCAAG GACCGCATGATCTCCATGACTCTGGATAAAGACAACGAAGTGGCTTTGCAGACCCTGAAACTGCTGCTACTCATCTCCAA AACATCGAAAGATGTGCTCAATCCAGACGACTACGAGCAACTCCTCAAGCTCGTTTTTTCATCTCAGCGCCCCCTTGCAGCCACTGCGGGGGAGCTGCTCTTCTTTAT GCTTCTCCCTGCAGCTAATAATCTGGAGGGAATTAATCAGGAGGACGCTCATAGACAACAAACACTTGTAAGACTCAAGGCTTTGCTGCAGTTCTACCAGAACTCTAAG CTACACAACCATGTGGTCTACCTCGTGGACAGCCTGTGGGACTGTGGTGGAACCCTGCTGAAGGACTGGTCTACACTCACCTCTATACTGCTGCAAGACCCTCACAGTCCCTCGCTGGGTCCAG gACTCACTCAGGCAGAAGAAGTGGTGCTCGTGGAGATTCTGGTAGCATCTGTGCGTCAGGCGTCAGAAGGACCAGTGCTGGCTGGGAGGAGCGGTGCAAAGaag GTAATGAGTGTCAGAGAGAAGAAAGTTCAGGTTGAAGACTGCACAAGGCTCACACAGCATTTCCTCATGGTGCTTCCAGAGTTACTGTCCAAG TTTTCAGGTCGCTGGGACATTATTGCTTCCTTGATGAGGATTCCTCGGTACTTTCTGCCAGAGACCCCCCTCGCAGACATGACACAG ACGGTCTCCAGATTGTTAGCAGAGATGGTAGCCAATCTAGAGGTTCATTCGGGTGCTGCTGTCTTGGAGGAGGCGTCCCGTACATTCCTCAGTCTGTGTGGAGAGGAGACCATGTGGTGCTCCATGGCCCGACCTGCTAGAGACTCCATGGTCCAATGTTGGGTGGACCACCTCAAAGAGCTGCTGACTGAATCCCTAACG GGCACCTCTTTCTCTGCTGACGGGGAGAAAACTGGAGACATTTTAGCCACTCTGAAGAAACTCAGTGCTTTCCATAA CTGCCACGATCTGTCTCGATGGAATCTGTATGACCTGCTGTCACCCCTCCTGGCAGTGGAGGGCTTCCAAGAGCGGGCGTCACCTGAG GTGCTAAACGAAGTGTTTAAGTGTCTGAGCTACTGTGTTCTCTGGTCTCTGAGCACCAGCAGTGAAACTCTGACCTCCAGG GACAAGGCTGTGGCCCAGAGACTCCAGTTGCGTGTCCTCTGTGAGACAAGTCATCGTTGTCTCTCCCACTCAGACCACAGCGTGAGGCATCAG GCTTTCCTGGGTGTCTGCGACATCCTCACAGCCCACTCCtaccagcaaaatgtgtgggATCCCACCTCCTGGGGGCCCCTGTCCTACACTCCCACCCCCAAGCTACAGACGGCGCTGTTGAGCTTTGTGTGCAAAAACGTCTTTGTGGGAAGAGACTGTGACGACGAAAGCAAAG CCTGCCAGCGCTCTGAGGAGGACAGGATGGAGGACCTTCACACCAGAAGAAGCACGCTGGCCGCCTACTGCAAGCTCATCATACACAGAGTGCTGGAGATCAGCATGGCTGCAGACATATTTGCACACTATGTGAAG TACTACAATGACTTTGGGGACATCATCAAGGAGACAATGTACAGGAGCCGACAGATGGACAAGATAGAGAGCGCTCGTACTTTAGTGCTTTCTTTGCAGCAG CTGTTCGTGCGTCTTCACCGGATGCAGGACGGTGGAGGGACGCCACGGCTTCATCAGGGAGTCCAGACCTTCACCAGCATCAAGGAGCTAGCTAGACGTTTCGCCCTCAGCTTCGGGGACCATGTTAAGTTCCGGGAGTGTGTGGTCCTCATTCACAG GACCGGCATCCAATTCGTGTTCCAGGACTTCGTCCAGACCCCAGAAAGTTCCACACCAGCATACCTGTCCTACTTGAGCATTCTGGCCGAGTTCTCCAGCAAGCTGCTCAAACCAGACAAGAGGACAGT GTTGTCCTACTTGCAGAAGCACACCTCAGAGCACTTGGTGGACCTCAGGGAAGACTGCTGGCAGCCACTCCTCTACTATCAAGCGTCCCTATTGGCTGTTGCTGAAGTGGAGGAGGCTGCGTCCCGCGGCAGCTCGGACCGGAAGCAGACGGGCCGCTCAGCCTTGTCCAAGAACAAACAGG GAAGTCAAGCTGTGGGACCACTGAGCCCCTCTGAAGCCCACGTTGTAAAGGTCCACAGGTTTGGTCGTCCCAG CCACAAGACCACCCACATGCTGGAAGACCTCATGAGACCACCCCCGACTCAAGAAGCCGTCCTCGGCACCTGCGTCCAGGCCACTGATCATCATGTTGATGATGACAATGAGGATGCTGTGGATGTTGAACTCTGA